From the genome of Spinacia oleracea cultivar Varoflay chromosome 2, BTI_SOV_V1, whole genome shotgun sequence, one region includes:
- the LOC110794139 gene encoding ATP-dependent DNA helicase Q-like SIM, which produces MEALGAWFSQQDCLVLAATGSGKSLCFQLPALLTGKVVVVISPLISLMHDQCLKLSKHGISACFLGSGQPDNTVEKKAMNGMYSVVYVCLETLLSFHCLMRCIMHTNKSTSEACGEPWNSFICHR; this is translated from the exons ATGGAAGCTCTTGGTGCTTGGTTTTCTCAGCAAGACTGTCTTGTTCTTGCAGCAACAGGGTCTG GGAAATCTCTGTGCTTTCAGCTACCTGCGCTTTTGACAGGGAAGGTCGTGGTCGTGATTTCTCCATTGATAAGCTTGATGCATGACCAGTGCTTAAAGCTATCAAAACATGGCATCTCTGCATGTTTCCTTGGATCAGGACAACCAGATAACACCGTTGAGAAGAAAGCAATGAACGGCATGTATTCCGTTGTATACGTTTGCCTCGAAACACTGCTTAG CTTTCACTGTCTGATGAGGTGTATAATGCATACTAATAAGTCCACTTCAGAGGCTTGCGGAGAACCGTGGAATAGCTTTATTTGCCATCGATGA